The Candidatus Woesearchaeota archaeon genome window below encodes:
- a CDS encoding type II toxin-antitoxin system RelE/ParE family toxin yields the protein MSFQIDYDKQPTKFLKKLDKYIAKRIMDKIDDVLLNNPVPHDAKTIVGNHGLFRIRIGDYRALYRINYQENKIIIIKIDSRENVY from the coding sequence ATGAGTTTTCAAATAGATTACGATAAACAACCAACAAAATTTCTGAAAAAATTAGATAAATATATTGCGAAGAGAATAATGGATAAGATTGATGACGTCCTGTTAAATAATCCTGTGCCCCATGATGCAAAGACAATTGTTGGAAATCATGGACTATTTAGAATTAGAATCGGTGACTATCGAGCGTTGTATAGAATTAATTATCAAGAAAATAAAATAATTATTATCAAAATAGACAGCAGAGAAAATGTATATTAA
- a CDS encoding HAD hydrolase-like protein, whose protein sequence is MIKAIVFDLDGVYFQNGKQNFIRNVSGKFNIDRNIVADIFLKSNLMTKCKRGEINGDEFWKNAIKIWKIKSTPEELIGILKEGYEVNYSAKKLIQKIRNMRIKAIICSNNFPDRIEALNEKFNFLKDFDFVILSYRYNMLKPELFKKIPEITNFSEEEVIIIDDSADLIKKAKEIGFNTILCDEPDKIAMELEKYGI, encoded by the coding sequence ATGATAAAAGCAATTGTTTTTGATTTGGATGGTGTATATTTCCAGAATGGTAAACAGAATTTTATTAGAAATGTTTCCGGGAAATTTAATATTGATAGAAATATTGTGGCTGATATTTTCTTAAAGAGCAATTTAATGACTAAATGCAAGAGAGGAGAAATTAATGGAGATGAGTTTTGGAAGAACGCAATTAAGATATGGAAAATTAAATCAACACCAGAAGAATTAATTGGAATATTGAAAGAAGGATATGAAGTAAATTATTCTGCTAAAAAATTGATTCAAAAAATTAGAAATATGCGCATAAAGGCAATAATATGCTCTAATAATTTTCCTGATAGAATAGAAGCACTTAATGAAAAATTCAATTTTTTGAAAGATTTTGATTTTGTTATTCTATCTTATAGGTACAATATGCTAAAGCCGGAATTATTTAAAAAAATTCCAGAAATAACTAATTTCTCAGAAGAAGAAGTCATTATTATAGATGACAGTGCAGATTTAATTAAAAAGGCAAAAGAAATCGGTTTCAACACAATTTTATGCGATGAACCAGATAAAATAGCTATGGAACTAGAAAAATATGGTATTTAG
- a CDS encoding histidine phosphatase family protein, with protein MGALPIISAGFQSRHRWETAQNALSRYEDSIEQINKEYEGKNILIVSHGTVMSLYFAKLTGTMGQIVEREKKLGYCDYGIVKDGHVVKDIV; from the coding sequence TTGGGTGCATTACCTATTATTTCGGCAGGATTCCAATCTAGGCATAGGTGGGAGACAGCACAAAACGCCCTTAGTAGATATGAAGACTCTATAGAACAAATAAATAAGGAATATGAAGGCAAGAATATTCTGATTGTTTCACATGGAACTGTAATGAGTCTTTATTTCGCAAAACTTACAGGGACCATGGGGCAGATAGTAGAGAGAGAAAAGAAATTAGGTTATTGTGATTATGGTATTGTAAAAGATGGTCATGTAGTAAAAGATATTGTATAA
- a CDS encoding nucleotidyltransferase domain-containing protein — MYENNTLLNTAEVTIIGVFLDLRRHYFAELVKVTKLSKPRTLRVLRKFVKQKILEVKTEANVKYYSLQKSSSVFSLLSLVEYNKTLAFLKKQKNLKRALEMFKEKYHDYITLVVFGSLVKGYAHKSSDVDLLLTKESFSEHDIKKVEDIIEIVNGRTGLKISPYFMKIKEFRNKNELAKEIIAEHIIIEGGETFFRCILQ, encoded by the coding sequence GTGTACGAAAATAATACACTGCTTAATACTGCAGAAGTCACTATTATAGGAGTGTTCTTAGATTTAAGGAGGCATTACTTTGCAGAGTTGGTAAAAGTTACTAAACTTAGTAAGCCAAGAACATTAAGAGTGTTACGAAAGTTTGTAAAACAAAAGATTTTAGAAGTCAAAACAGAAGCAAATGTAAAATACTATTCGTTACAAAAATCATCTTCTGTTTTTTCCTTGTTATCACTTGTCGAATATAATAAAACATTAGCCTTTCTTAAAAAACAAAAGAACCTTAAAAGAGCTTTAGAAATGTTCAAAGAGAAATATCATGATTATATAACCTTAGTTGTCTTTGGTTCTTTAGTTAAAGGTTATGCCCATAAAAGTTCTGATGTTGACTTGTTATTGACAAAAGAGAGTTTTTCTGAACATGACATTAAAAAAGTAGAGGATATTATTGAGATAGTAAATGGAAGAACAGGCCTAAAAATTAGTCCTTATTTTATGAAAATTAAAGAATTTAGGAACAAAAATGAGCTTGCAAAAGAGATCATAGCAGAACATATTATTATTGAAGGAGGAGAAACATTTTTTAGGTGTATTTTACAATGA
- a CDS encoding HEPN domain-containing protein, with the protein MNENKQSKWQVWLKNEKILNRDFKKYKKKLLIRKIEPSSSLSKVHIEKAYHNLDFANFTTKNQHTINKRLETETYYDWVIVISYYAMYHSAMALLYKIGYKATTHLATICVLCKECLGKTLENKDIENISKILELREEEIKEIGKAKERRERASYSGSVSFEKHLAEMTLDDAQKFINKIADILEE; encoded by the coding sequence ATGAATGAAAATAAACAGTCAAAATGGCAAGTGTGGTTAAAGAATGAAAAAATATTGAATCGTGATTTTAAAAAATATAAGAAGAAATTGTTAATCAGAAAGATTGAACCTTCTTCATCACTCTCAAAAGTTCATATTGAAAAAGCATACCACAATCTCGATTTTGCAAATTTTACAACCAAGAACCAGCATACTATCAACAAGAGACTTGAAACTGAGACCTACTATGATTGGGTTATTGTTATTTCATATTATGCAATGTATCATAGTGCAATGGCATTACTTTATAAGATAGGTTACAAAGCAACTACACATTTGGCAACTATTTGTGTTCTTTGCAAAGAATGTTTAGGAAAGACGTTGGAAAACAAAGATATTGAAAACATTTCAAAAATTCTTGAATTACGTGAGGAGGAAATTAAGGAAATTGGAAAAGCAAAAGAGCGAAGAGAGCGTGCAAGTTATTCTGGAAGCGTTTCCTTTGAAAAACATTTGGCAGAAATGACTTTAGATGATGCACAGAAGTTTATTAATAAAATTGCTGACATTTTGGAGGAATAA
- a CDS encoding PKD domain-containing protein — protein sequence MSKHVDCSTFLCFNLDPNGLDMRCVECDKKIPVKSSGANAAACAKGVQGCDKAAGIVQPQCGLDYTVCNKNKEPYTCEKIKDACGGCTILNKCNEQTKKCESLFVSTNDCPTGSISYNPSSAEPNKKISFTANENDKNNDKVTCTWKDGSTKISTQCKFDYSFSLTGDHKITLEVTDGKNNCAETYSKNLQVTASESATPALQCKSNEHIIFTMSGNKDANVGTWDAGMNVQVCHKGDTGLKRDCTGNNKVLKYLTGKFIK from the coding sequence ATGTCAAAGCACGTTGATTGCAGCACATTCTTATGTTTTAATCTTGATCCAAACGGCTTAGATATGCGCTGTGTTGAATGCGACAAGAAAATACCAGTAAAGAGCAGCGGAGCAAACGCTGCAGCTTGTGCTAAAGGAGTGCAGGGTTGTGATAAAGCAGCTGGAATAGTTCAACCTCAATGCGGACTTGATTATACTGTCTGCAATAAAAACAAAGAACCTTACACCTGTGAAAAGATAAAAGATGCCTGTGGCGGATGTACTATATTAAATAAATGCAATGAACAAACTAAGAAATGCGAATCATTATTTGTTTCAACAAATGATTGTCCAACTGGTTCAATAAGCTATAATCCAAGTTCTGCTGAACCCAATAAAAAAATCAGCTTTACTGCTAATGAGAACGATAAAAATAATGATAAAGTTACTTGTACATGGAAGGATGGAAGCACTAAGATCAGCACTCAATGCAAGTTTGATTACAGTTTTTCCCTTACTGGAGATCATAAAATTACCCTTGAAGTAACTGATGGCAAGAATAATTGCGCAGAAACATATTCTAAAAATTTACAAGTTACAGCAAGTGAAAGTGCTACGCCTGCTTTACAATGTAAATCAAATGAACACATTATATTTACTATGTCTGGCAATAAAGATGCCAATGTTGGAACATGGGATGCAGGGATGAATGTTCAGGTTTGCCATAAAGGAGATACTGGATTAAAACGGGATTGCACTGGTAATAATAAAGTATTGAAATATCTTACTGGGAAATTCATCAAATAG
- a CDS encoding putative metal-binding motif-containing protein: protein MVGVQSLEGRVDRGVFNRLGRVISDVIDYLAHDYLLTRLRWSGAFRPNLAKYGTAGTLGLAGVGCGVASNAGKDYNEPDTEQSTPYDASVPLADTKPVSSGTPDTGYKPEDSSPVVPPKDTYDGKDVPTSKDEGQPYDAGKDDTNDGVTDVLVSKDEGSDLEQKVCLDKDLDGRAPTGTPPDLRLGCAYKEQDDCDDKDPNVNPGMVEVKGNNKDDDCNPATKDTYTLFVNVQHGLGTGPVKGIALLVKNTEGKQAECTSTDDNGDASCELPSTEGFNLETGITSKFYQTLRSPDEVQSAVEGDVVMTLWLIEKHPLPIGSLYKDFWDFMTDTTETKPKVPIYGDDDEIIDVIDNPKTFPNYAAGPLKVFVPQNYKVNGVNYTPVMESAVQAWIDKLTVINSKLSGLLQIVKNESDANVVIIPYGGNSWTNTDDDGEQVFGATIYFNEGTTVFGKEGVKSTLIHEEGHVFGENHTFCSPVQYENATCESTEGGGGNSKLDLPSRVAAYANTIKGQQETKHIKYDFPAVK, encoded by the coding sequence ATGGTGGGTGTTCAAAGTTTAGAAGGTAGAGTAGATAGAGGAGTTTTCAATAGATTAGGCAGGGTTATTTCTGATGTTATTGATTACTTAGCTCATGATTATCTATTAACACGACTTCGTTGGAGTGGAGCATTCCGGCCTAATCTTGCAAAGTATGGTACTGCTGGAACATTAGGTTTAGCAGGTGTTGGTTGTGGCGTTGCAAGCAATGCAGGTAAAGATTATAATGAACCAGATACAGAACAATCAACACCCTACGATGCATCAGTTCCTCTTGCAGATACAAAACCAGTAAGTTCAGGAACCCCAGATACTGGTTATAAACCAGAAGATAGTTCTCCAGTAGTTCCACCAAAAGATACTTATGATGGAAAAGATGTTCCAACATCAAAAGATGAAGGACAACCTTATGATGCAGGCAAAGATGATACAAATGATGGTGTTACAGATGTTCTAGTTTCTAAAGATGAAGGTTCTGATCTTGAACAAAAGGTTTGTTTAGATAAAGATCTGGATGGTCGAGCACCAACAGGAACTCCTCCTGATTTAAGACTTGGTTGTGCATATAAAGAGCAAGATGATTGCGATGATAAAGATCCAAACGTTAATCCTGGAATGGTTGAAGTTAAAGGTAATAATAAAGATGATGATTGTAATCCTGCAACAAAAGATACTTACACTTTGTTTGTTAATGTTCAACATGGTCTTGGTACAGGACCTGTAAAAGGTATTGCATTATTAGTTAAGAATACAGAAGGCAAACAAGCAGAGTGTACATCAACAGATGATAATGGTGATGCAAGCTGTGAATTACCTTCAACAGAAGGTTTTAATTTAGAAACAGGTATTACCAGTAAATTCTATCAAACATTACGATCACCAGATGAAGTGCAATCAGCAGTTGAAGGAGATGTTGTGATGACACTGTGGTTGATTGAGAAACATCCATTACCAATAGGATCTCTGTATAAGGATTTCTGGGATTTCATGACAGATACAACAGAAACAAAACCTAAAGTACCTATTTATGGAGATGATGATGAAATTATTGATGTTATTGATAATCCAAAAACCTTCCCTAATTACGCAGCAGGTCCATTGAAAGTATTTGTTCCACAGAATTATAAAGTAAATGGTGTTAATTATACACCAGTGATGGAATCTGCAGTACAAGCATGGATTGATAAATTAACAGTAATTAATTCTAAATTATCAGGCTTATTACAAATTGTGAAAAATGAATCAGATGCTAATGTTGTTATTATTCCTTATGGTGGAAATTCATGGACAAACACAGATGATGATGGTGAACAGGTGTTTGGTGCAACTATTTATTTTAATGAAGGGACAACGGTATTTGGTAAGGAAGGAGTGAAGTCAACACTCATACATGAAGAGGGTCATGTCTTCGGAGAAAATCATACTTTTTGCTCCCCAGTACAATATGAAAATGCTACTTGTGAAAGCACAGAAGGTGGAGGAGGAAATAGTAAGCTTGATCTTCCATCACGTGTAGCAGCTTATGCTAATACGATTAAAGGTCAACAAGAAACTAAACATATTAAATATGATTTTCCTGCTGTTAAATAA